CTGGTGCCCTGGGTCGGCCCGGGCGGGGGAGGCCTGGCATGGGCCGGAGAGTTCTGAGCCGGCCGCGCCTTCCCGGCACGGTCCGGGCGCTCGGGTGGGTGAGCCTGCTCACCGATCTGTCGAGCGAGATGATCTATCCCCTGCTCCCGGCGTTTCTCACGGGCGTCCTGGGGGCGGGGGCCGGAGCCTTGGGGGTGATCGAGGGGGTGGCCGAGGCCACGGCGTCGGTGCTCAAGTGGGTGTCGGGCCGGTGGTCCGACCGGATGGAGCGCCGGAAGCCGTTGGTGCTGGTGGGGTATACGGTGTCCGGGATGAGCCGCCCCCTGATCGGGGCGGCCTCCTCGTGGCTCGGGGTGCTGGGACTGCGGTTCTCGGATCGGGTGGGCAAGGGGCTTCGCACGTCCCCGCGCGACGCCTTGATCGCCGAGGCCGTGGCGCCCGAACAGCGCGGCCGGGCGTTCGGATTCCACCGGGCCATGGACCACGCGGGTGCCGTGGTGGGGCCCCTGGTGGCCGCGGCCCTGCTGGGCTGGGGCGTGCCGCTCCGCGTCGTGTTTGGGCTGGCCGCGCTGCCCGCAGCGGCGGTGGTCGTTGTGATCGCGCGAGGAGTTGCGGAGTCTCCCCGTTCTGCTCCGCAACCCGATCCGTCCCTGGCCGCGGCCCCAAAGCCGGGGGGATTCGGCCCCGGCTTCGGACGGTTTCTGCTGGCCCTGGCGGTGTTCACCCTGGGCAACTCTACCGACGCGTTTCTCCTGTTCCGGATGTCCGAGCTGGGGGCCCCGGCTGCCAGCGTGGCCGTGTTGTGGGCGGCCCACCACGGGGTGAAAACCGCGGCAACCCTCTGGGGGGGCCGGATCGTGGACCGGCTAGGCCCGCGACGGTGCCTCACAGCCGGGTGGTTGTGGTACGCCGTGGTCTACCTCGGCTTCGCCCTGGCGCGGGGGCCGGGCGCGGGCGTGGTGTGGTTCCTGGCTTACGGCCTCTATCACGGGTTGGCCGAGCCCGCCGAAAGGGCATGGACCGCCGCCCTGGCCCCCCGGGGCGTCCGGGGCGCCGCCTACGGGTGGGTTCACGGGGCGATGGGGCTCGCCGCCCTGCCTGCGAGCCTTCTTTTCGGGGGCCTCTGGGAGGCCTGGGGGGCTCCGGTGGCCTTCGGTGTCGGGGCGGCGCTGGCAGTGGGCGCGGCGGCGCTGCTGGCGGGCGTACCGAGCCGTCCCGTCGGCGGCGCGAACGCCTGAGCGGCCGCGCACGGACTTCCTCCCGTCCCCAGGGCGGACCGCCTCCCGGCCGGTCCCCGCCCGCAAAGAGGCTCCCGCCGAAGAGTCGGTCCAGGGCTACGGCGAGATCCAGGTGCTCGTCCCGTCGGAGATCGACTCCAGCACCGGATCGATCATCCGCAGCTCCAGCTCGCTCTCGCTCTGGTCCACGAACACCCGGGCCGTGGCCTGGGGGCTCGTGCGGCCTGCCTCCACCACGGTGGTGGTGAGGAACGGGAACGCGGTGGGGTCCGAGCCGCCCACTCGCACGCGGAAGTCCACGAGATTCCGCTGGGCCGGGTCCACCTCCGGGTACTTCGTGCTGAGATCGGAGGGGGCGGCCTGGGTCTGTCCCCCGGGTACCGCGACGATCACGAGGGGCCCGAACGCCGGCCTCATGCGCAGGTAGAACGGGGCGCTCCGGTCCTGCCCGGCCACCTGGACCGTGGCCCCCCCGCCCTTGCGGCTCGCCCGGGCGCTGGCTCGGGCCAGGATCCGGGCCGTGCGCAGGTCCAGATCGGACTGGGTTAGCCGGGCGAGCCACGCCACCCGGGCCCCGGCCTGGGGGTCGCCCTGCACCGCGTTCTCCGGGATCACCAGGGCCACCTGGTCCAGGGCGTAGGCGTGGGACGTATGGTTGGCCGAGTAGTTCTCCGGGGCTATGGAGTCGTTGATCACGTTGGCCAGCACCCCCGCGATGAGGCCTGCGGTGAGCTGGGCGCCGCTCACCTCGAACCGGAGGGATTCGGGAGCCTGAGTGAACACGCCGAAGGGCTTCTTCACCGGAACCCGTTCGAAGGTGCCCGTTTCATACAAGAGGAACTTGCCGGTGTCCTGGTCGAGCACGGCGTTCACGGTGAGGCGCTCCCATACCCGGGGGAACACCTCCTCCAGGCCCTCCTGGGCGAGGATCCCTGGCGGCGCCCCCTGGGCGGTGCTCACCAAAGAGGCCAGGGCGTGGTCCGGGAGGCCCTTGCCGGTGCTGGGGTTCATGGCCTGGTTGTCCCAGATCTGGAACGCCGCGGCTACCCCGGCGGAGGCCAGAACTCCGGCCGGGCCGGCCGCGGTGAGCATGGCGCCCACGGCCGCCGCCCCCACGGACACGACCACCTTGGCCGTGGAGGCCTTGAGGGCCGCCTCGGCGTCCACCCGGGTGGTCAGCCGGATGTCGTCGTCCCGAACCACCTGGGGGTAGCGGCTCAGCACCAGCGGCGCCTTGAGGGTGGCTTCGACCAGGGGCTGGCCGCTCGGGTCCGTCGGGTCGGTGGTGAACTCGAAGGCCGCGTTCGGCCCCCCCAGGTGGAACGCGGTGCGGATCACGTCCCGGCCGTCCAGGTCCTTGGAGAAGGTGACCACCCGGCCGTCGGCGGCCGAGTCCGCGCGCACCGCCTCCTCGCCGATCGTGTCGCCCAGGTCCGAGATCTGACCCGTGCGCAGGTAGCCGCAGTCGAGCCCGGGGGTGTCCACCCCGGGGGTTCGGGTGATCACCTGGTACCGGGTGCCCGCGAACCGTCCTCCCGAGGCGCCGCCCTGCTGATACAGAAGGCCGCTGTCGAGCATCGTGTCGGGCGGAGCAGGAAAGAACGACAGCAGTTCGGTCCCGTTGGGCGATTTCCTGCCGTACGTCCAAGGGTCGAAGCACACCCCCCCCAATGTGAGGCCAAAGGGCGTGAGCCGGGTGGACCCGGTCACAATCGTCTCGGTGACCGGATCCGGGGCGAACGGCTCCGGCTCACCGACGAAGTCCGCCCACCGGCCGTCGTCCGGGGTGCCGGGGAAGAACGGCATGTCCAGGACTCCGAGCCCCTTCTCCGGGTCGTGGTCGATCCCGATCCAGACCTCCTGAGCCGCGTTGGGATCCGGAGGGGTCGGCTCCCCGGTCGTCTGGTTCGGCTCGAAGGAAAGGGCGGCGTAGGCATCGTCCCGGGATAGGTTTCCTTCCTCCACGGCCAGCGTCGGCGCCCGAAGCGTCTCGTGCCGGGGCACGAAGTTGAAGACGGTGAGGGTCTGCTCCAAGATCGTCTGCGCCAGACCCTGCTGGGTCACCTCCACGGCGAGCGTGGTGTCCCCCGGGTTGGAGCTGACCCGGTCGGGCAGCCCGTCGGGCAGATCCACGGTCTGGTCGCCCACTGTGGTGGTCTGGTCCGTGAGGTCACCGTACAGGTCGAACCGCGCCGTCTGCCCGCCCGCAAGCCACCGCTGCAGCTTGGGCTGCAGGGTGTACGTGGGAACGTACACCCCGGGGGTCCGGGTGCGCGTGCGGGAGAACCCGGCAAGGGGAGTGGTCTGGCCCGCGGTCTCCACCCGGGCGGTCACGCGCACGGGAAGCGTGGTGCCCGTGACCTCCACCTCCACGGGCACCCGGGCCCGCTCCGCCACCCCGGGCCATTTGGCATTGAGCGGGAGCACCGTGGGAACGGCGCCCGTGGGCTTGACCTCGGCGATGTCCAGGGGGCCGGCCTTGTAGTGGGCCTCGCCCTGGCTCCCGAAGAACAGATGGAGCTCGAAGCTCCCCCGGCCGGAGGTGAAGTACTCTTCGGGCACGGTCAGGGTCACGTCCAGGGTGCTGGCGTCCACTGGCGTCACCGCATCCACCAAGGGCTCGAGCGCCGCCTGCCCGTCGCGCCGCAGCTCCACCCGGGCGAGGGTGGGCGTGCCGGCGGCCAGGAGGTCGGCGAAACTCTTTCCTCCCTTCAGCCGCCAGGTCGCCTGGAACGCCCCGGAGTGCCCCGAGGGGGCGAGCTGCACCGCCGGCGTGGCTACGAGGGAGGCGCCCCCGAACACGAGTTCGATCGTCCCGGCAGCCTGGTTGGGTAGTTCCGTGTAGAAGAACGAGCCCGCGATCACATCCCCGGGCTCGGCAGCCACGGCGAGCTGGGGCTGGAGTTCGGCGCACCCGCCCTTTGCGACCTCGGTGGTCGAGGAGGTGGTATTCGTCCCCCCGCTCAACACCGTAAAGGTGAGGGCGTTCGACTGCTGGCTGCCGTCCGGGCGGTACAGCGTGAAAGATCTGGAGGAGAAGTCTACCTCCACGCCGTTATCCGCGCTCGTGCACACCCTCACGGGCTGGAGCGCGCCTTCGGAGAAGTCCTGGACGGTCCGCTCGGCCCACGTGGAGGCGCTTCCCGTGACCACCTCGGTGGATTGCACCGCGTAGCCGGTGTCGTCCGGGAACTCCAGGTACCGGATGCGGAACTCGTAGGTGCCGGCCTGGCTCGAGTCGAACGCGGCCACGAACCCGTCGGTGCCCTGGGACGTGAGCCCCGAGCCGCCTCCGATCCCGGAGCCGGGGAAGGTCCCGGTGAGCAACGGCGCCGGAGTCCATCCCCCGCCGCCCCCCTGCGGCCGGTACTCCACCACCGGGGTGAGGCCGACGACGGCGGGGGCGTAGCTCACGTTGACGTAGAAGGGAGAGCCCGTGGGCCCGATGTTCGTGGGGCCCACGTTCACGGTGTCCGGCTCCGGGAAGGCCCCGGTCACCGTGAACTGCACCGGCGTGGCGATCCGCTGCCCCCGGTACAGGAGCACCGTGCCGGTCAGGTCGAGGGTCACGGTGACGTCGCCCACGGCCCGGGGCACGACGTCGGCGAGCACGTGCACCGTGCCCTGGAGATCCGGGTTCTGGCCGGGCAGGTCGAGGATGCCCCCGATCTGCGGAGCGGGCACCAGGCCGGAAACCGTGACGGTCTCCGTGCGGACCTCCACCTCGGCCACCCGGTCCGTGCCGTCTTCGTACACGATGGGCGGGTCGGCGACGGTGATGCTACCGCCGAACCCGCCTGCGGTGTTGTGCCAGAGGGCCTCCAGCCCCGGCGGCAGGAAGCCGCCCTGGTCCGCCGCGACCCGGAAGTTCCCCCGAACATCCCCCAGAAGCGCGGCGAGCTCGTCGGGCAAAAGGGTCTGCCCCTGGCTGTCGGTGGCTTTGAGGAAGAGCGCCAGGGCCACGGTCTCGTTGAAGCCCTGAGTTCCCTCGGGCGTCACCACCACGTCGCCGGCGTTGGTGGCCGCGCCTTCCACGCCATCGGCCTTCACGATCCAGGGGGTGACCTCCAGCCCCAGGAACTCGGCCGTGAACGTGGCGCTCTTCCCGGTCTGGCTCTCGGTGACCCGGAACGCGGCCACCCCCACCTTGCGGCCGAACACCACCCGGCCCGCGGCCGCGTCCACGTAGGCCACGTAGGTGGTGGGGTCCGGCAGGGGATCCACGGGGCTCTCCCGGGGCTGGACCCAGCCGTTCGAATCGAGGGCCTCGTAGGTCACCGCGTCGGTGGGCGCCAGGTCGTAGGCCCCACCGGCGTGGGGCCCCCGCTGGGGTTCTAGGAGCACCTGGATGGGCTTCTGGTAGCCTTCCACCGCTCCGTAGACCGCGTCCGGGGTGACCTCCAGCACGTAGTCGGTGTCGGAGACCACGATCACCCCGGCCTGGGGGGAGCCGGGCGTCGTGGTGTCGGTGAACGTCACCGTGGTGCGGCCGAGCTCGCTGCCCATGGTGACCGTGGGGGGGGCGACCGATGCGGTGGCCACCGCCGTGTTGTCCGTGGACGCCTGGATGCCGGGGTCGTTGGTGAGATCCACCGAGGTCCCGTCCGACAGCTCTGCCGTGAGCGAGATCGCGTGGCTCGAACCCGCCTGGGTGGACCGCACGATCCCCGGGTCGGCCACGAGCTCCATGAGCGGGAACGACACCTCGTCGAAGGCGGTGGGGTCCTCCACGCTCTGGGCCCGGATCGTGATGGTGAGGGGCTTCGTGGGCATGAGCGGCGGCGCCTTGTACTCCCCGGCGTCGGTGATGGTCCCGGTGGCCGGATCGCCCCCCTCCACGTTGTTCACGAACCAGCGCACGTTCGTGTTCACCGCTCCCGTGACCGTGGCCGTGAACGTCACCGTGGCCCCCAGCCCCACCCGCGGAGGTTGCGGATCGATCGCCACCTGGATGTCCGCCGGTTCGGCCACCAGGGTCACGGCGGCAGACGCGCTCGCCGTGGGATCGCCGGCCAGCCGCGCCTCGAGCGTGACCTGGTTTCCGGCCGTTGGCATGAGGATCGGCGCGTGGTAGGTGTACGTGCCGGGCGCGTCCGCGCTCTCCTCGATCGTGCCCACCTGGGTGTCGCCCCCCTCCACGCCGTTGACCAGAACGATCACGGCCTGGCCCGCCGGCTCGGTGGTCACGGTGAAGGTCTCCCGGCCGTCCAGGGGCACGGTGGCCTCGGCCGGGGCGATGGAGACCGTCGTTGGGGCCGACACCGTGAAGGTGACCTCGGCGAACCGCGTCGGATCCGACTCCAGTTCGGCCCGCACGGTGACCGCACCGGGCGGGGCGCCCGCCGGCGCGGTGTAGGTGCCGTCGGACGCGATCGAGCCGTAGGTGGCATCGCCCCCTTCCACGCCGTTCACGAGCCACCGGACCGGGTCGGTCACGGGGTCGGCGCCCGAGAACAGCACGAACCCCACGGTTTCTCCCAGGGCCACCTGGGACACCGCAGGCGCGAGCGAGAGCGTTGTGCCTCCCCCGCTTCCCCCTGCTTGCTGCTGCCGAAAGGTCACCGTGGCCGAGGCCGCGACCTGGGGCAGGGCCTTGAGCCGTGCCGTGACCGCGACCTGCCCGGCCGGAGGCGGACTGGCCGGCGCGGCGTACTGCCCGGAGTCCGAGACCGTGCCCACGGTGGCGTTGCCCCCGAGGATCCCCTCCACCAGGAACTCCACAGCCGTGTCCGAAAGGGCGCCCTCCGGGTTCACCGCGACCGCGGCGGTGAACACCGTGGTACCCCCCGGGTCCAGGACGGCGGTGGTCGGGTTGAGGGTGATCCCCACCGAGGCCACGGTGAACGTCGTCTCCGCCGCGGCCGAGGGGGCGGTCGCGCTTTCGGCTCGCACCGTGACCACCACCGGGGCCGAGGGGTCCGAGGGCGCGGTGTAGGTGCCGGCCGGGTCGATCGTGCCGGCGTCGGCGCCGCCGCCCTCCTCGCCGTTCACGAACCAGCGGGCGTCCGTCGCCGGGGATCCGCCGGCGTCTACGAGCTGGAACGAAACGGCCTGCCCGGGAAGCACCGTACCCGGCGCGGGCACCAGGGCGAAGTCCCCTGTGACCGGAGGCCAGGTCCGGAAGCTCCAGCTGTACGTCGTGCCGTCGGCCGTGACCGAAGCGGTGTAGGTCTGGCCGGGCTCCAGGGGGGCCCGGGGGACGATCACCACGGCGTCGCGGGTGTTGAGGACGAGCCGCCCGCGGTCCTGGTCGTCCGGGTCGGGGTTGGTGTAGGTGGCCTCGTCGAACCAGCAGACCTCAAGGTCGGTGCCCCCCCCGGCTTGGAGCGACACCGCGGTGACGTCGGGAACGTTGGTCCCAAAGGGATCCGAGCCGAGCTGGACCACCAGGGGGAGCCCCGTGGGTGCCGTGAATCCATCGCAGCCGGAAAGGGGGTCGGGGCTCTCCAACCCCGGGTACTCCAGCAGGTGCACCACCGCGTCCGGCCCGGGAAAGAACAGGGGAAAACTCACCCCGTCCGGCACCTGGTCCGCGAGGCCCGAGAGCACGTTCAGAACGGCCGCCGACTGCCATCCCGTGCCGTCCGCCTCGTTCCAGATGCCGTACCCCACCCGCTCGAGACGGGGATCCAGGATGCCCAGGGCGTGGAACGGGCCGGTCATCCAGGCGTCGAAGGCCCGGGCGCTGTCCATGGCCGCGTCCTCGGACTTGACCACGTTGCCCTTCTGGGCCGCGGTCTGCCCTTCGGCCGAGTACCCCGGCTTGGTGGGCTCCTCGTCGTGGACGTTGCCGTCCGGATCGATCTCGGGGTGGGAGGTGTCGTTCGCCACCAGGTACTTGGCGTGCTTGAGGGCGCCGACGCTCAGGTCGGCGTCCTCGGCCACGGCGGGGAGGAATGTGCCGGCGCGGGCGGCCCGGCGGGAGGCAGGGGCCCGGGTGCCTGAGCGAAACAGATTCAGGTAGGCGAGCCACTGCTCCCCCACCCTTACCGTGATCTCCGCCTCGTCGGTGACCGACGGATCCGCTTTGGCCGTTGCCCGCACGTGGTAGGTGCCGGGCACGAGCGGAGCGGTGTACCGGCCTGAGGTGTCCACCGTGCCCCCCCCGGGCTCCACCACCGACCAGTCGGCCTCGGCCGAGGCGCTGAGCTGCACCGAGGTGCCGATGTCCACGGTCTGCTGCTGGGGGGTGACCGCGAGCTGCACCGCCCCGCCGCCCGCACCTTCCCCGGCTCCGCCCCCCGTCTCTTCCGTGGCGTCTCCTCCACCCCCTCCTCCGCAGGCGGCGAGGCCCAAGGTCAGCAGGAGGACGGCAACGCAACGCATCGCCACCGTGGCGGGGGACAAAGGTCGAGACACTCGGCGCATGATTTCACTCCTTTGCCCCGCCCGCGATGTCGTCTACTCGAACGTGGCGCATGGGCCCTGGGGGAGGGCCGCCTTGCTCTGCCAGTCCAGGTCCATCTCGCCGGTTCTGAGCACCCGGAATCGGTCCAGGGGAATGTTCGGCAGCGGGACGAAGTCCCCGTCTGGCAACACCCCGTCGTACGGGTTTCCCTCGACGCTTCGGGGGTCGATGGCGTAGAGCCCGATCCCCGAGCCTCCGCCCGTGTCCACGAGGAACATGCCGTACTCCTGGAGCGCACGGGCGATGGTTCTCTCGTAGGGGGTAAGCCCGAGGGTGTCGAGGTCCAACTCCGGATCGAGCTGGAGCCGGGCCCCTTCGGGCATGGGCACGGCGCCCGGACCGGCGAGGTCCCGGATCTCCTCTTCCGTGCCGTCCCAGACCCCATCGGTGGCCGTGGCCGGCGCCACGGGACCGCCCGCGCGGGTGTAGGGGTAGTTGAACACGAGGGCGTGCTCGATCCGGCCGGCCTGCAGCTCGTCGGGCCAGATCAGCCCGCCCAAGAAAGCGAACCCCGAGCCCCGGGTCGAAAGGCCTCCCGGGTAGATCCCGGTGCCATCGAGGGAGACCGCCCCGCCCCAGCTCGCCACGGCCTGGTCGCCGACCCACCGGAACTGCCAGAAGTCGTACTCACACCGGGTCTGGAGGTCGAGCACGATCAGGTTGTTGTCCTGGTCGGCGTTTTCACCGCAGGTGGTGGTGTCCGGGGGGACCGGGTTGTCGGAGCCGTCCACGTCGAGGGTCGGCTCTGCGCTGTCGGGAATCGGGACACCGGTCATGCGCGAGGCGCCGAGCTCCCACCACGGGCCGCACGGCAGCTCCACGGTGCGCCGCGGGGTGGACGCGTCGGCGATGTACACGGGTGAGGAGTATTGCCGCACCTGAATCACGAGCTCCCCGCTCGCTTGGAGGAGCCGCACCATGGCGTCGGAGTCCGGATCGATGGCCGGGTCTTGGGAGATCGGCCGGTTCAGGGGGCTGTCGGCGGAGTA
This is a stretch of genomic DNA from Deferrisoma camini S3R1. It encodes these proteins:
- a CDS encoding MFS transporter, producing MGRRVLSRPRLPGTVRALGWVSLLTDLSSEMIYPLLPAFLTGVLGAGAGALGVIEGVAEATASVLKWVSGRWSDRMERRKPLVLVGYTVSGMSRPLIGAASSWLGVLGLRFSDRVGKGLRTSPRDALIAEAVAPEQRGRAFGFHRAMDHAGAVVGPLVAAALLGWGVPLRVVFGLAALPAAAVVVVIARGVAESPRSAPQPDPSLAAAPKPGGFGPGFGRFLLALAVFTLGNSTDAFLLFRMSELGAPAASVAVLWAAHHGVKTAATLWGGRIVDRLGPRRCLTAGWLWYAVVYLGFALARGPGAGVVWFLAYGLYHGLAEPAERAWTAALAPRGVRGAAYGWVHGAMGLAALPASLLFGGLWEAWGAPVAFGVGAALAVGAAALLAGVPSRPVGGANA
- a CDS encoding CAP domain-containing protein, which codes for MRRVSRPLSPATVAMRCVAVLLLTLGLAACGGGGGGDATEETGGGAGEGAGGGAVQLAVTPQQQTVDIGTSVQLSASAEADWSVVEPGGGTVDTSGRYTAPLVPGTYHVRATAKADPSVTDEAEITVRVGEQWLAYLNLFRSGTRAPASRRAARAGTFLPAVAEDADLSVGALKHAKYLVANDTSHPEIDPDGNVHDEEPTKPGYSAEGQTAAQKGNVVKSEDAAMDSARAFDAWMTGPFHALGILDPRLERVGYGIWNEADGTGWQSAAVLNVLSGLADQVPDGVSFPLFFPGPDAVVHLLEYPGLESPDPLSGCDGFTAPTGLPLVVQLGSDPFGTNVPDVTAVSLQAGGGTDLEVCWFDEATYTNPDPDDQDRGRLVLNTRDAVVIVPRAPLEPGQTYTASVTADGTTYSWSFRTWPPVTGDFALVPAPGTVLPGQAVSFQLVDAGGSPATDARWFVNGEEGGGADAGTIDPAGTYTAPSDPSAPVVVTVRAESATAPSAAAETTFTVASVGITLNPTTAVLDPGGTTVFTAAVAVNPEGALSDTAVEFLVEGILGGNATVGTVSDSGQYAAPASPPPAGQVAVTARLKALPQVAASATVTFRQQQAGGSGGGTTLSLAPAVSQVALGETVGFVLFSGADPVTDPVRWLVNGVEGGDATYGSIASDGTYTAPAGAPPGAVTVRAELESDPTRFAEVTFTVSAPTTVSIAPAEATVPLDGRETFTVTTEPAGQAVIVLVNGVEGGDTQVGTIEESADAPGTYTYHAPILMPTAGNQVTLEARLAGDPTASASAAVTLVAEPADIQVAIDPQPPRVGLGATVTFTATVTGAVNTNVRWFVNNVEGGDPATGTITDAGEYKAPPLMPTKPLTITIRAQSVEDPTAFDEVSFPLMELVADPGIVRSTQAGSSHAISLTAELSDGTSVDLTNDPGIQASTDNTAVATASVAPPTVTMGSELGRTTVTFTDTTTPGSPQAGVIVVSDTDYVLEVTPDAVYGAVEGYQKPIQVLLEPQRGPHAGGAYDLAPTDAVTYEALDSNGWVQPRESPVDPLPDPTTYVAYVDAAAGRVVFGRKVGVAAFRVTESQTGKSATFTAEFLGLEVTPWIVKADGVEGAATNAGDVVVTPEGTQGFNETVALALFLKATDSQGQTLLPDELAALLGDVRGNFRVAADQGGFLPPGLEALWHNTAGGFGGSITVADPPIVYEDGTDRVAEVEVRTETVTVSGLVPAPQIGGILDLPGQNPDLQGTVHVLADVVPRAVGDVTVTLDLTGTVLLYRGQRIATPVQFTVTGAFPEPDTVNVGPTNIGPTGSPFYVNVSYAPAVVGLTPVVEYRPQGGGGGWTPAPLLTGTFPGSGIGGGSGLTSQGTDGFVAAFDSSQAGTYEFRIRYLEFPDDTGYAVQSTEVVTGSASTWAERTVQDFSEGALQPVRVCTSADNGVEVDFSSRSFTLYRPDGSQQSNALTFTVLSGGTNTTSSTTEVAKGGCAELQPQLAVAAEPGDVIAGSFFYTELPNQAAGTIELVFGGASLVATPAVQLAPSGHSGAFQATWRLKGGKSFADLLAAGTPTLARVELRRDGQAALEPLVDAVTPVDASTLDVTLTVPEEYFTSGRGSFELHLFFGSQGEAHYKAGPLDIAEVKPTGAVPTVLPLNAKWPGVAERARVPVEVEVTGTTLPVRVTARVETAGQTTPLAGFSRTRTRTPGVYVPTYTLQPKLQRWLAGGQTARFDLYGDLTDQTTTVGDQTVDLPDGLPDRVSSNPGDTTLAVEVTQQGLAQTILEQTLTVFNFVPRHETLRAPTLAVEEGNLSRDDAYAALSFEPNQTTGEPTPPDPNAAQEVWIGIDHDPEKGLGVLDMPFFPGTPDDGRWADFVGEPEPFAPDPVTETIVTGSTRLTPFGLTLGGVCFDPWTYGRKSPNGTELLSFFPAPPDTMLDSGLLYQQGGASGGRFAGTRYQVITRTPGVDTPGLDCGYLRTGQISDLGDTIGEEAVRADSAADGRVVTFSKDLDGRDVIRTAFHLGGPNAAFEFTTDPTDPSGQPLVEATLKAPLVLSRYPQVVRDDDIRLTTRVDAEAALKASTAKVVVSVGAAAVGAMLTAAGPAGVLASAGVAAAFQIWDNQAMNPSTGKGLPDHALASLVSTAQGAPPGILAQEGLEEVFPRVWERLTVNAVLDQDTGKFLLYETGTFERVPVKKPFGVFTQAPESLRFEVSGAQLTAGLIAGVLANVINDSIAPENYSANHTSHAYALDQVALVIPENAVQGDPQAGARVAWLARLTQSDLDLRTARILARASARASRKGGGATVQVAGQDRSAPFYLRMRPAFGPLVIVAVPGGQTQAAPSDLSTKYPEVDPAQRNLVDFRVRVGGSDPTAFPFLTTTVVEAGRTSPQATARVFVDQSESELELRMIDPVLESISDGTSTWISP